In Halovivax gelatinilyticus, the following are encoded in one genomic region:
- the argH gene encoding argininosuccinate lyase yields MDESNADSVVRRDRFSGGPARGFLSSLDADERIFEADLAVDRAHVVMLTERGIVDDETAESILDALEVIEAAGHDALPAGEDVHEAIETAVVERVGADGGRMHTARSRNDEVATCIRFRLREDVLDALEATLVLRESLRTVASDHAETLAPGYTHLQPAQPTTVGHWALSYERAVARDTARLLDAYDRVDASPLGAAAFAGTTFDVDRRRTAELLGFSTVLENAMDAASSRDFLLETTGALSTLATTLSGLAEDLLVFANRGFVEIADDYASTSSIMPQKKNPDTLELVRAVAGDAAAGVTGSTTTLKGLPRAYNRDLQRATPHVWRTVDAVTEATGVAAGAVVTAEWNAETLAGAADEGFSTATGVADLLAQRGVPFRTAHEVVAQAATDADAGGTPIREALADAASAHLEDSLDSYVEAEALDAALDAEASVASRDSAGGPAPVAMAEQLEAVGESLAADREAIADRAGLLEAADELRMEVVSTYV; encoded by the coding sequence ATGGACGAATCGAACGCGGACAGCGTCGTTCGTCGCGATCGATTCAGCGGCGGCCCCGCGCGCGGCTTTCTCTCCTCGCTCGACGCCGACGAGCGCATCTTCGAGGCCGACCTCGCGGTCGACCGCGCGCACGTGGTGATGCTCACCGAGCGTGGGATCGTCGACGACGAGACGGCGGAGTCGATTCTGGACGCGCTCGAGGTAATCGAGGCCGCGGGTCACGACGCGCTCCCGGCCGGCGAGGACGTCCACGAGGCGATCGAAACGGCCGTCGTCGAGCGCGTCGGCGCGGACGGCGGTCGGATGCACACGGCTCGTTCGCGCAACGACGAGGTCGCAACGTGCATCCGCTTCCGCCTGCGCGAGGACGTCCTCGACGCGCTGGAGGCGACGCTCGTCCTGCGCGAGTCGCTACGGACGGTCGCGAGCGACCACGCCGAGACCCTCGCGCCCGGCTACACGCACCTGCAGCCGGCCCAGCCCACGACCGTCGGCCACTGGGCACTTTCGTACGAGCGCGCGGTTGCGCGAGACACGGCGCGCTTGCTCGACGCCTACGACCGCGTCGACGCGTCGCCGCTCGGGGCGGCCGCCTTCGCGGGGACGACGTTCGACGTCGACCGCAGGCGCACCGCCGAGTTACTCGGCTTCTCGACGGTGCTCGAGAACGCGATGGACGCCGCCTCCAGTCGCGATTTCCTCCTCGAGACGACGGGAGCACTCTCGACGCTCGCGACGACGCTGTCGGGGCTCGCCGAGGATCTGCTCGTCTTCGCGAACCGCGGCTTCGTCGAGATCGCCGACGACTACGCCTCGACGTCGTCGATCATGCCCCAGAAGAAGAACCCGGATACGCTCGAACTCGTCCGCGCCGTCGCGGGCGACGCGGCGGCCGGGGTGACCGGGTCGACGACGACGCTCAAGGGGTTGCCCCGCGCGTACAACCGCGATCTGCAGCGCGCAACGCCGCACGTCTGGCGGACCGTCGACGCGGTCACCGAGGCGACCGGCGTCGCCGCCGGGGCGGTCGTCACGGCGGAGTGGAACGCCGAGACGCTCGCTGGGGCGGCCGACGAGGGCTTCTCGACGGCGACCGGCGTCGCCGATCTGCTCGCCCAACGCGGCGTCCCGTTCCGGACGGCTCACGAGGTGGTCGCGCAGGCGGCGACCGACGCCGACGCGGGTGGGACACCGATCCGCGAGGCACTCGCCGACGCGGCGTCCGCCCACCTCGAGGACTCGCTCGATTCCTACGTCGAGGCCGAGGCCCTCGACGCGGCCCTCGACGCCGAAGCGAGCGTCGCGAGTCGGGACTCCGCGGGGGGTCCAGCCCCGGTGGCGATGGCCGAGCAACTCGAAGCGGTCGGGGAGTCGCTCGCGGCTGACCGCGAGGCGATCGCCGACCGTGCCGGTCTCCTCGAGGCGGCCGACGAACTGCGCATGGAGGTAGTTTCGACGTATGTCTGA
- the lysW gene encoding lysine biosynthesis protein LysW, whose protein sequence is MTTCSVCGAELTLHDDAEAGEILDCTTCGAELEVIETAPPVLERAPELEEDWGE, encoded by the coding sequence ATGACGACGTGTTCAGTGTGCGGGGCCGAACTGACCCTGCACGACGACGCGGAAGCGGGTGAGATACTCGACTGTACGACCTGCGGCGCGGAACTCGAAGTGATCGAGACCGCCCCACCAGTCCTCGAACGGGCCCCGGAGCTCGAAGAGGACTGGGGTGAGTGA
- the lysX gene encoding lysine biosynthesis protein LysX, with translation MSVKIGILYSRVRTDEKMLLTELRERGHEVEKIDVRDAQFAIDEAGSVFADLDLVVDRCLATSRSVYATQFCAAYGVPIVNAAETATICADKVKTSLALEAAGVPTPATTVAFTEESALDAVEAFGYPCVLKPVVGSWGRLMAKIDSRNAAEAIFEHKATLGHYEHKVFYVQEFVEKPGRDIRVVAADGEPIAAMTRSSDHWLTNAAKGAETDAFDVGEEVAELVAAASDAVGGGLLGIDLMETGSPHDAETASGDDSPASYTVHEVNHTAEFTALDEAVDVDVPAAVVDWLELKAEAADAADAHLEVTV, from the coding sequence GTGAGCGTGAAGATCGGAATCCTCTACTCGCGCGTACGCACGGACGAGAAGATGTTGCTCACCGAACTGCGCGAGCGCGGTCACGAGGTCGAAAAGATCGACGTCCGGGACGCGCAGTTCGCGATCGACGAGGCTGGGTCGGTCTTCGCCGACCTCGATCTCGTCGTCGATCGGTGTCTCGCGACGAGTCGCAGCGTGTACGCGACGCAGTTCTGTGCGGCCTACGGCGTCCCGATCGTCAACGCCGCGGAGACGGCAACAATCTGCGCCGATAAGGTGAAAACCAGCCTCGCGCTCGAGGCGGCGGGCGTCCCGACGCCGGCGACGACGGTCGCCTTCACGGAAGAGAGTGCCCTCGACGCCGTCGAGGCCTTCGGTTATCCCTGCGTGCTCAAACCGGTCGTGGGTTCGTGGGGCCGGCTCATGGCGAAGATCGACTCCCGAAACGCGGCCGAGGCCATCTTCGAGCACAAGGCGACGCTCGGTCACTACGAACACAAGGTGTTCTACGTCCAGGAGTTCGTCGAGAAGCCGGGCCGCGATATCCGGGTCGTCGCCGCGGACGGCGAGCCGATCGCCGCGATGACGCGCTCGTCGGATCACTGGCTGACGAACGCCGCGAAGGGGGCCGAGACAGACGCCTTCGACGTAGGCGAGGAGGTGGCGGAACTGGTCGCCGCCGCGAGCGACGCCGTCGGCGGCGGCTTGCTCGGAATCGATCTGATGGAGACGGGGTCACCGCACGACGCGGAGACCGCGAGCGGTGACGACTCGCCGGCGAGCTACACCGTCCACGAGGTCAACCACACCGCCGAATTTACGGCACTCGACGAGGCCGTCGACGTGGACGTACCGGCAGCCGTCGTCGACTGGCTCGAACTGAAAGCCGAGGCGGCCGACGCCGCCGACGCTCACCTGGAGGTGACGGTCTGA
- the argC gene encoding N-acetyl-gamma-glutamyl-phosphate reductase: MSSGVQATDSNADGNAATVTASVVGASGFAGGELCRLLAGHPHFDLQQATSRQYAGKSVGSRHPPLRTSELRFTEPIDLESVDVLFAATPHGVSMEHIEAYADAAGLVVDLSADFRLESAQAYDEWYDGHVAPEYLDAAEYALPEVNRENLPGAELIAVGGCNATATILGLYPLFEGDVLSGDEQIVVDVKVGSSEGGAGGGEASSHAERSGVVRPYAPTGHRHEAEIERWLGTSVAFTCHAVDMVRGASATSHVFPSEAVSAGDLWSAYRSCYDDEPFVRLAAGGTGVYRYPEPKAVAGTNYAEVGFELDPKNGRVVVFAAIDNMVKGSAGQAVHAANVALGFAETAGLEFSGLHPVGAP, translated from the coding sequence ATGTCGAGCGGAGTGCAGGCGACCGACTCGAATGCTGACGGCAACGCGGCGACGGTCACGGCGAGCGTCGTCGGCGCCAGCGGCTTCGCGGGCGGCGAACTCTGTCGGCTGCTCGCCGGCCACCCTCATTTCGACCTCCAGCAGGCGACCAGTCGCCAGTACGCCGGCAAGAGCGTCGGGTCGAGACACCCGCCGCTTCGAACCAGCGAGCTTCGATTCACGGAACCGATCGATCTGGAGTCGGTCGACGTGCTGTTCGCCGCGACACCGCACGGCGTCTCGATGGAGCACATCGAGGCCTACGCGGACGCCGCAGGTCTCGTCGTCGACCTCTCGGCGGACTTTCGCCTCGAATCGGCGCAAGCCTACGACGAGTGGTACGACGGCCACGTCGCTCCCGAGTACCTCGACGCAGCCGAGTACGCGCTGCCGGAAGTAAACCGCGAGAACCTGCCGGGCGCCGAGTTGATCGCCGTCGGCGGCTGTAACGCCACCGCGACGATCCTGGGACTCTACCCGCTGTTCGAGGGCGACGTTCTCTCCGGAGACGAGCAGATTGTCGTCGACGTCAAGGTCGGCTCGTCCGAAGGCGGCGCCGGCGGCGGTGAGGCGTCGAGCCACGCGGAGCGTTCGGGCGTCGTTCGCCCGTACGCGCCGACGGGTCACCGCCACGAAGCCGAGATCGAGCGGTGGCTCGGGACGTCGGTGGCGTTCACCTGCCACGCCGTGGACATGGTTCGCGGCGCGAGCGCGACGAGCCACGTCTTTCCGTCCGAGGCCGTCTCCGCGGGCGACCTCTGGAGCGCGTATCGATCGTGCTACGATGACGAGCCGTTCGTCAGACTCGCGGCCGGCGGAACCGGCGTCTACCGCTATCCCGAACCGAAGGCCGTCGCCGGGACGAACTACGCGGAGGTCGGCTTCGAGCTGGATCCGAAGAACGGGCGCGTCGTCGTCTTCGCGGCGATCGACAATATGGTGAAGGGCTCGGCGGGTCAGGCCGTCCACGCCGCGAACGTCGCGCTCGGCTTCGCAGAGACCGCCGGACTCGAATTTTCGGGACTCCATCCCGTGGGGGCGCCATGA
- a CDS encoding acetylglutamate/acetylaminoadipate kinase: MTSDESDAGAGPIVVKLGGARAVDPAGTLADVAHLHASGRDVVVVHGGSTAVDETLAALGREPTYVETPEGVVGRFTDEETMEAFTMAMQGTVNTDLVCALQNAGVDAVGLSGLDGTLVSGRRKSAVKVVEDGRKKILRGDHSGTVESVNADLLDALLAGGYVPVVGGPVLGAEGDGGYTAVNADADRIAAAVAGALGAALVILTDVAGVYADPDDAETLIESVTDPSELADLEAAAEGFMTKKVMAAVEALEGGASSVVVADANANDPVTNALSGQGTTIESDALDAGDDADTLADDDADTLASDAPAEVSGR, encoded by the coding sequence ATGACGAGCGACGAATCCGACGCCGGCGCTGGTCCGATCGTCGTCAAGCTGGGCGGCGCCCGGGCGGTCGACCCGGCCGGCACCCTGGCGGACGTCGCCCACCTTCACGCGAGCGGACGCGACGTGGTCGTCGTCCACGGCGGGTCGACCGCCGTCGACGAGACGCTCGCGGCGCTCGGCCGAGAGCCGACGTACGTCGAGACGCCCGAGGGCGTCGTCGGTCGCTTCACCGACGAGGAGACGATGGAGGCGTTCACGATGGCGATGCAGGGGACCGTCAACACCGACCTCGTCTGTGCGCTCCAGAACGCAGGCGTCGACGCCGTTGGCCTCTCGGGACTAGACGGCACGCTGGTATCCGGCAGGCGAAAATCCGCCGTCAAAGTCGTCGAGGACGGGAGAAAGAAGATACTGCGCGGAGACCACTCCGGGACGGTCGAGTCGGTGAACGCGGATCTTCTCGATGCGCTGCTCGCCGGCGGCTACGTCCCCGTCGTCGGCGGTCCCGTCCTCGGCGCCGAGGGGGACGGAGGGTACACCGCGGTCAACGCCGACGCCGATCGGATCGCCGCCGCGGTCGCCGGCGCGCTCGGTGCTGCGCTCGTGATTCTGACTGACGTCGCCGGCGTCTACGCCGACCCCGACGACGCCGAGACGCTGATCGAGTCGGTGACCGACCCGTCCGAACTCGCCGACCTGGAAGCGGCAGCCGAGGGCTTCATGACGAAGAAAGTCATGGCGGCGGTCGAAGCGCTCGAAGGTGGCGCGTCGTCGGTCGTCGTCGCTGACGCGAACGCCAACGACCCGGTCACGAACGCCCTGTCGGGCCAGGGAACGACGATCGAATCCGACGCGCTCGACGCCGGCGACGACGCCGATACGCTCGCCGATGATGACGCCGATACGCTAGCCAGCGACGCTCCCGCGGAGGTGTCCGGCCGATGA
- a CDS encoding aspartate aminotransferase family protein, which yields MSGFVFAEKPIAIESGEGVTLTADDGTEYLDFGASYACTPVGHCHPTVVEAVQTQASELLFVQGSYPVEARTTLYERLADLAPGDLDNVWLCNSGTEANEAALKFARSATGASEIVATRGAFHGRTMGSLSATWKPKYKTPYEPLLSDVTFVEYGDAEALSAAVSAETAAVLLEPIQGEGGVNPAPAGYLETAREVTRETETALIFDEIQTGLGRTGSMWACENDSLTDAPVVPDVLTTAKGLASGLPMGATLCADWIAESAGSHGSTFSGNPLVAAAANATLSVIEDDALAANAETVGSYLHSELADSALPIDEVRGEGLLVGLEVGRGANRVVRDLALDHEILALPAGRTVVRALPPLTVEPAHADAFVEALETVLTATAEQ from the coding sequence ATGAGTGGCTTCGTCTTCGCGGAGAAGCCGATTGCCATCGAATCGGGCGAGGGGGTCACTCTCACCGCCGACGACGGGACGGAGTACCTCGACTTTGGGGCGAGTTACGCGTGTACGCCGGTGGGTCACTGCCATCCGACGGTCGTAGAGGCCGTCCAGACCCAGGCGAGCGAGTTACTGTTCGTCCAGGGATCGTACCCGGTCGAGGCGCGCACGACGCTCTACGAGCGGCTGGCCGATCTGGCGCCGGGCGATCTCGACAACGTCTGGCTGTGCAACTCGGGTACCGAGGCAAACGAGGCCGCCCTGAAGTTCGCTCGCAGCGCGACGGGCGCGAGTGAGATCGTCGCCACGCGCGGCGCGTTCCACGGGCGCACGATGGGGAGCCTGTCTGCGACCTGGAAGCCGAAGTACAAGACGCCCTACGAGCCGTTGCTGTCCGACGTCACGTTCGTCGAGTACGGCGACGCGGAGGCGCTCAGTGCGGCGGTCTCGGCGGAGACGGCCGCCGTACTGCTAGAACCCATTCAGGGTGAAGGCGGCGTCAATCCGGCTCCGGCGGGCTACCTCGAAACGGCGCGCGAGGTCACCAGGGAGACGGAGACGGCGCTGATCTTCGACGAGATCCAGACCGGTCTCGGTCGGACCGGCTCGATGTGGGCGTGCGAAAACGACTCGCTGACCGACGCGCCGGTCGTCCCCGACGTGCTGACGACGGCGAAAGGTCTCGCCAGCGGCCTCCCGATGGGTGCGACGCTGTGTGCCGACTGGATCGCCGAGTCGGCCGGTTCGCACGGTTCGACCTTTTCCGGCAATCCGCTGGTCGCCGCGGCGGCGAACGCGACGCTCTCGGTCATCGAAGACGACGCGCTCGCGGCGAACGCCGAGACGGTCGGTTCGTACCTGCACTCCGAACTCGCCGATTCGGCCCTCCCGATCGACGAGGTCCGCGGCGAGGGGCTGCTGGTCGGCCTCGAGGTCGGTCGCGGGGCGAATCGCGTCGTGCGCGACCTCGCGCTCGACCACGAGATCCTGGCGCTACCGGCCGGCAGAACCGTCGTCCGAGCGCTCCCGCCGTTGACCGTCGAACCGGCACACGCCGACGCGTTCGTCGAGGCCCTGGAGACCGTTCTCACCGCCACCGCAGAGCAATGA
- a CDS encoding [LysW]-lysine hydrolase codes for MTRSTTTRDVSTAAARELLVDLVSIPSPSGEESAATARLAAFFESHGREVWIDEVGNVRAPGDDSLLLTSHVDTVVGEIPVRVEEMGTEDASAETTSSVLWGRGSVDATGPLCAMAVAAVRTGVSFVGVVGEEADSRGARHLVTARDEPAAVINGEPSGADGITLGYRGLCGGTYTASTASAHASRPEPNAIQAAMTWFDRVETRLESLAPADESDGADPSSTFERVTAKPVAIDGGPSDDGLAVESTVDVQFRVPPSTTVEDVRTAVEAVTDERGGEFAWTEAIPPVMASPRTPVARAFRAAIRDEGGEPRLLRKTGTSDANLFAAAWDCPVVTYGPGDSALDHAPDERLSLAEFDRAIAVLERVATSIAGEAENAEAATETNRQPTATPSPSTSDGENL; via the coding sequence ATGACTCGATCGACCACCACCCGCGACGTCTCGACCGCGGCGGCCCGCGAGCTGCTGGTCGATCTCGTTTCGATCCCGTCACCGTCGGGCGAGGAGTCTGCGGCCACAGCGCGGCTGGCGGCGTTCTTCGAATCACACGGCCGCGAGGTGTGGATCGACGAGGTCGGCAACGTCAGAGCCCCGGGCGACGATTCGCTCTTGCTCACCTCCCACGTCGATACGGTGGTCGGCGAGATTCCCGTTCGCGTGGAGGAAATGGGGACAGAGGACGCTTCGGCCGAGACGACCTCGTCGGTCCTCTGGGGACGCGGCAGCGTCGACGCGACCGGCCCGCTCTGTGCGATGGCCGTCGCGGCGGTTCGAACCGGGGTTTCGTTCGTCGGCGTGGTCGGCGAGGAGGCCGACTCGCGCGGCGCGCGCCACCTCGTCACAGCACGCGACGAACCGGCGGCGGTGATAAACGGCGAACCCTCCGGGGCGGACGGAATCACGCTCGGCTATCGCGGGCTGTGTGGCGGAACCTATACCGCGTCGACGGCGTCCGCCCACGCGTCGCGTCCGGAGCCGAACGCGATCCAGGCGGCGATGACGTGGTTCGATCGCGTCGAAACCCGACTCGAATCACTGGCCCCGGCCGACGAATCCGACGGCGCCGATCCGTCCTCGACGTTCGAGCGCGTGACGGCCAAACCGGTCGCCATCGACGGCGGTCCGTCCGACGACGGACTGGCCGTCGAGTCGACGGTGGACGTCCAGTTTCGCGTTCCCCCGTCGACGACTGTCGAAGACGTTCGAACCGCCGTCGAGGCCGTCACGGACGAGCGGGGCGGCGAGTTCGCGTGGACGGAGGCCATCCCGCCGGTGATGGCGAGTCCCCGAACGCCCGTCGCTCGCGCCTTCCGCGCGGCGATCCGCGACGAGGGAGGCGAGCCGCGTCTGCTCCGTAAAACCGGGACGAGCGACGCGAACCTGTTCGCAGCGGCGTGGGACTGTCCGGTCGTCACCTACGGCCCGGGCGATTCCGCGCTCGATCACGCCCCCGACGAACGCCTCTCGCTCGCCGAATTCGACCGCGCGATCGCCGTCCTCGAACGCGTCGCCACCTCGATCGCGGGAGAGGCTGAAAACGCCGAAGCCGCCACGGAGACGAATCGCCAGCCGACTGCGACACCTTCTCCGTCGACATCCGACGGTGAGAACCTATGA
- the argF gene encoding ornithine carbamoyltransferase, with the protein MSYQPNPHVSTPTDAQSGPNPADPIHVRDVDDLSRTDLEAVLELAAEYKAAQQRGWTHADLAGQTLGMLFEKPSTRTRVSFETGMTQLGGHAIFLGDDDIQLGNGEPIRDTARTLSRYVDVIMARLFDHADLCELARYADVPVINGLTDDAHPCQTLADLLTIREAVGPFDDVSAAWVGDGNNVAQSFVIGCAMAGIDLTVATPDGYGVDESVLERAGELGTTPTLVSDPVDAVADADVVYTDVWVSMGQEDQREQRLSAFEPYQVNDSLLAQAPDAAVMHCLPAHRGEEITDAALEGEQTIVWQQAENRLHAQKGLLGWLRGS; encoded by the coding sequence ATGAGTTACCAACCGAACCCCCACGTCAGTACACCCACAGACGCACAGTCCGGCCCGAACCCGGCCGATCCGATCCACGTCCGCGACGTCGACGACCTCTCGCGAACCGATCTCGAGGCCGTCCTCGAACTCGCCGCCGAGTACAAAGCCGCCCAGCAGCGCGGCTGGACGCACGCCGACCTCGCCGGACAGACCCTCGGGATGCTCTTCGAGAAACCGAGCACCAGAACCCGCGTCTCGTTCGAGACCGGCATGACCCAGCTGGGCGGCCACGCCATCTTCCTCGGCGACGACGACATCCAGCTCGGAAACGGCGAGCCGATTCGCGACACCGCGCGGACGCTCTCGCGCTACGTCGACGTCATCATGGCGCGCCTGTTCGACCACGCCGATCTGTGCGAACTCGCCCGGTACGCCGACGTACCGGTGATCAACGGTCTCACCGACGACGCACACCCGTGCCAGACGCTGGCCGATCTCCTGACCATCAGGGAGGCGGTCGGTCCGTTCGACGACGTCAGCGCCGCCTGGGTCGGCGACGGAAACAACGTCGCCCAGTCGTTCGTCATCGGCTGTGCGATGGCCGGGATCGATCTCACCGTCGCGACGCCCGACGGATACGGCGTCGACGAATCCGTCCTCGAACGGGCGGGCGAGCTCGGGACGACGCCGACGCTGGTGTCCGATCCGGTCGACGCGGTCGCCGACGCCGACGTCGTCTACACCGACGTCTGGGTGAGCATGGGCCAGGAAGACCAGCGCGAGCAACGCCTGTCCGCGTTCGAACCCTACCAGGTGAACGACTCGCTACTCGCCCAGGCTCCGGACGCCGCCGTTATGCACTGTCTACCGGCTCACCGCGGCGAGGAGATCACGGACGCGGCGCTCGAAGGCGAGCAGACGATCGTCTGGCAACAGGCGGAGAACCGCCTGCACGCCCAGAAAGGGCTGCTCGGCTGGTTGCGAGGCTCGTGA
- the thrC gene encoding threonine synthase produces the protein MEVSADPPVPPAVARDGVWLGCIACEESFAPFSEIRYVCDSCGGLLEVRYVDRPSFDEFDGRGVWRYGASLPLEKSVTIDEGATPLYRVPDLADDVGVETLRIKHEGMNPTGSFKDRGMTVGVGVARELGVSRLACASTGNTSAALAAYGSRAEMETLVLLPTGKVAAGKVAQASLHGARILEVDGNFDDCLDLVQALADRGEAYLLNSVNPFRLEGQKTIGFEIVERFLEDYGTVPDRIVLPVGNAGNTAALYKAFRELVGAGALSPTDVPKLTGVQAEGSAPLVEAIERGADEVRRWDDVETRATAIRIGYPVNAPKALPGIRETGGTAVAVTDAAITAAQRDLAGAGIGVEPASAASLAGLRTLRDEGVVSADERVVCLTTGHLLKDPDAAAEAGTDPEPVPAALDGVLAHLETEP, from the coding sequence ATGGAGGTATCCGCCGATCCGCCCGTTCCGCCGGCCGTCGCCCGAGACGGCGTCTGGCTCGGTTGTATCGCGTGTGAGGAGTCGTTCGCCCCGTTTTCCGAGATCAGGTACGTCTGCGATTCGTGCGGCGGGTTGTTAGAGGTCCGCTACGTCGACCGGCCGTCGTTCGACGAATTCGACGGCCGCGGCGTCTGGCGCTACGGCGCCTCCTTACCGCTCGAGAAGAGCGTGACGATCGACGAGGGCGCGACGCCGCTGTATCGCGTGCCCGACCTGGCCGACGACGTCGGCGTGGAGACGTTGCGGATCAAACACGAGGGGATGAACCCGACCGGCTCGTTCAAAGATAGGGGGATGACCGTCGGCGTCGGCGTCGCCCGCGAACTCGGCGTCTCTCGGCTCGCGTGCGCTTCGACCGGAAACACGAGCGCGGCGCTTGCGGCGTACGGGTCGCGCGCGGAAATGGAGACGCTGGTGCTCCTGCCGACGGGCAAGGTAGCCGCCGGAAAGGTCGCCCAGGCGAGCCTCCACGGCGCGCGCATTCTCGAGGTCGACGGGAACTTCGACGACTGTCTCGACCTCGTCCAGGCCCTCGCCGACCGCGGCGAGGCGTACCTGCTCAACTCGGTGAATCCGTTCAGGCTGGAGGGCCAGAAGACGATCGGGTTCGAGATCGTAGAGCGGTTCCTCGAAGACTACGGTACCGTCCCCGACCGGATCGTCCTCCCCGTCGGCAACGCGGGGAACACCGCGGCGCTGTACAAGGCGTTTCGCGAACTCGTCGGCGCCGGTGCGCTCTCGCCGACCGACGTGCCGAAACTGACCGGCGTCCAGGCCGAAGGTAGCGCTCCACTGGTCGAGGCGATCGAACGCGGTGCCGACGAGGTCCGGCGCTGGGACGACGTCGAAACTCGAGCGACGGCGATCCGAATCGGCTACCCCGTAAACGCCCCGAAGGCGCTCCCGGGCATCCGCGAAACCGGCGGCACCGCGGTCGCGGTGACCGACGCGGCGATCACGGCCGCCCAGCGCGACCTCGCGGGCGCGGGAATCGGCGTCGAACCCGCCTCCGCCGCCTCGCTCGCCGGCCTCAGAACACTGCGCGACGAGGGCGTCGTCTCCGCCGACGAGCGCGTCGTCTGTCTCACGACCGGCCACCTGTTGAAAGATCCCGACGCGGCGGCCGAGGCGGGGACCGACCCCGAACCAGTCCCAGCGGCGCTCGACGGTGTTCTCGCTCACCTCGAAACTGAACCGTGA